In Paroedura picta isolate Pp20150507F chromosome 1, Ppicta_v3.0, whole genome shotgun sequence, the following are encoded in one genomic region:
- the LOC143831238 gene encoding calmodulin-1, with product MADQLTEEQIAEFKEAFSLFDKDGDGTITTKELGTVMRSLGQNPTEAELQDMINEVDADGNGTIDFPEFLTMMARKMKDTDSEEEIREAFRVFDKDGNGYISAAELRHVMTNLGEKLTDEEVDEMIREADIDGDGQVNYEEFVQMMTAK from the exons ATG GCTGACCAGCTGACAGAGGAGCAGATTGCAG AGTTCAAGGAGGCCTTCTCCCTCTTCGACAAGGATGGCGATGGCACTATTACCACCAAGGAACTCGGCACTGTCATGCGCTCACTGGGGCAGAACCCCACGGAGGCTGAATTGCAGGACATGATCAACGAGGTAGACGCTGATG GGAATGGCACCATTGATTTCCCAGAGTTCCTCACGATGATGGCCCGGAAGATGAAGGACACAGACAGCGAGGAAGAGATCCGCGAGGCCTTCCGGGTCTTCGACAAG GACGGCAATGGCTACATCAGCGCTGCAGAGCTGCGCCACGTCATGACCAACCTGGGCGAGAAGCTGACGGACGAGGAAGTCGATGAGATGATCCGAGAAGCTGACATAGACGGGGATGGACAGGTCAATTATGAAG AGTTTGTACAGATGATGACTGCCAAATAG